From Paenibacillus polymyxa, the proteins below share one genomic window:
- a CDS encoding TetR/AcrR family transcriptional regulator yields the protein MKQQTKEIIFNGALKAFSERGFNDTNMEEIAKVCGIAKGTLYYNFKNKQELYIYILKMGMERFVQDIHEAMAQIPMDQVEVRVRKLIQVHIEFIGREPDFCRLLVSKGWVSQEQHFNIRQVLADYFDFMEAEIDSGKFYGKISSKLDAKTTANCLFGIYIFTPMRSMVWGETMNLQEVRESTEVFVCNALGMQH from the coding sequence ATGAAACAGCAAACGAAGGAAATTATTTTTAACGGCGCACTCAAGGCTTTTTCCGAACGAGGATTTAATGATACAAATATGGAGGAAATTGCCAAGGTATGTGGCATAGCCAAAGGAACCCTGTACTACAATTTTAAAAACAAGCAAGAATTGTACATTTACATTTTGAAGATGGGAATGGAACGTTTTGTCCAGGATATCCATGAAGCGATGGCTCAAATTCCTATGGATCAGGTAGAAGTGAGGGTTCGCAAGCTGATCCAAGTACATATTGAGTTCATTGGGAGAGAGCCGGATTTTTGCCGTCTACTGGTCAGTAAGGGATGGGTCTCGCAGGAACAGCATTTTAATATTAGGCAGGTGCTGGCAGACTATTTTGATTTTATGGAGGCAGAGATTGATTCCGGCAAGTTCTATGGAAAAATTTCGAGTAAGCTGGATGCAAAAACGACTGCAAATTGTTTATTCGGCATTTACATTTTTACTCCAATGCGGTCGATGGTATGGGGCGAAACGATGAATCTGCAGGAAGTTCGTGAAAGTACCGAAGTATTTGTATGTAACGCGCTGGGGATGCAACATTAA
- a CDS encoding ABC transporter substrate-binding protein produces the protein MRFFRLKSALTLLILTAMVVAAGCSNNTAAEKPSNGNDTGAAATSPVKLTWWHSMSGNGEKAIKQIAADFNASHKDIQVEPVYQGKYDDSLNKLKASLGSNSGPDIIQVYEIGSKFMIDSKMITPVQQFIDADKFDLSQLEPNITRYYTIDGKLNAMPFNTSNPILYYNKDAFKAAGLDPANPPKTYDEFEKAAKALSKDGKSGASIAIYGWFMEQLFANQNADYVNNGNGREQAATESLLNSDAGVKTLTWWKKMIDEKVVSNLGRNSDDTAKAFSAGQIAMTLDSTASLRNIVEQVGDKFEVGTGFLPRANEAKEGGVVVGGASLYIMNNKPEAQQKAAWEFIKFVASPAVQAQWSVNTGYFPITKAAYDEKVLKDNMVKYPQFQTAVDQLHASAQSTATQGAVMGVFPEARQIVEGAIEAVLSGQQQPKQALDQAAQEITGKIAQYNQTVKK, from the coding sequence ATGAGATTTTTTCGTTTGAAAAGTGCTTTGACCCTGCTTATTCTGACTGCTATGGTGGTTGCAGCAGGCTGTAGCAACAATACAGCGGCGGAGAAGCCGAGTAATGGTAATGATACAGGGGCAGCAGCAACTTCACCTGTAAAGCTGACTTGGTGGCATTCAATGTCCGGCAACGGTGAAAAAGCGATCAAGCAGATTGCTGCTGACTTTAACGCTAGTCATAAGGACATTCAGGTAGAGCCAGTATATCAAGGTAAATATGATGACAGCTTGAACAAGCTGAAGGCGTCGCTTGGTTCTAATAGCGGACCGGACATCATTCAAGTATACGAAATCGGCAGTAAATTCATGATCGACTCCAAAATGATCACGCCTGTACAACAATTTATTGATGCGGATAAGTTCGATTTGTCGCAGCTTGAACCGAATATTACACGATACTACACGATTGATGGCAAGTTGAACGCCATGCCGTTCAATACGTCAAACCCGATTTTGTATTACAACAAGGATGCTTTCAAAGCCGCAGGACTTGACCCAGCTAATCCTCCGAAAACGTATGATGAATTCGAAAAAGCTGCCAAAGCCTTAAGTAAGGATGGTAAATCTGGTGCATCCATTGCCATTTACGGCTGGTTTATGGAGCAACTGTTTGCCAATCAGAACGCGGACTATGTGAATAATGGCAATGGACGTGAGCAAGCAGCTACGGAATCGTTGCTGAATTCGGATGCCGGTGTAAAAACGCTGACATGGTGGAAGAAAATGATCGATGAAAAGGTCGTATCCAATTTGGGACGTAACTCGGACGATACAGCGAAAGCCTTTTCCGCAGGACAAATTGCGATGACGCTGGATTCTACCGCTTCGCTGCGTAATATTGTGGAGCAGGTTGGCGATAAATTCGAAGTAGGCACAGGGTTTCTGCCAAGAGCCAATGAAGCAAAAGAAGGCGGCGTAGTTGTAGGCGGCGCGAGCTTATACATCATGAACAACAAACCTGAAGCCCAGCAAAAGGCGGCATGGGAGTTCATTAAATTCGTCGCTTCCCCAGCAGTGCAGGCACAATGGAGTGTGAACACCGGGTACTTCCCGATCACGAAAGCAGCTTATGACGAGAAGGTACTCAAAGATAATATGGTAAAATATCCGCAATTCCAGACAGCGGTTGACCAATTGCATGCATCGGCACAATCCACTGCTACACAAGGCGCAGTAATGGGTGTATTCCCAGAAGCGCGTCAGATTGTTGAAGGTGCGATTGAGGCTGTTCTGAGTGGCCAGCAACAGCCAAAACAGGCTCTGGATCAAGCTGCACAAGAAATTACAGGCAAAATTGCGCAATACAATCAAACGGTGAAGAAATAA
- a CDS encoding carbohydrate ABC transporter permease, producing MKQHLNSTLLYVLLTIAAALILYPVIYTFFMAVMSPEEASAYPPSFFPHSFHMANFSEVFEIVPIAAFIGNTFLISGLTMIGQLITASLAAYAFAKMEFKGKNFIFSMFVATMMIPWEVTIIPNYLTVRSWNWLDTYQGLTVPFLATAFGTFLLRQFFLQLPKELFEAARMDGCGHIRYFLFHVLPLSRPALGTLAVYSFLNMYNSYLWPLLVTNSENMRTVQIGISMLEFQESTSWNLVFAGTALVILPSLLLLIFGLKQLVRGMAAGALKG from the coding sequence ATGAAACAACACCTGAATTCAACATTATTGTATGTGCTGCTTACGATTGCAGCCGCTCTGATTTTGTACCCAGTTATTTATACATTTTTTATGGCGGTCATGTCACCGGAGGAAGCGAGCGCTTACCCACCAAGCTTTTTCCCGCATTCCTTTCATATGGCCAATTTTTCTGAAGTGTTTGAAATCGTTCCGATTGCAGCCTTTATCGGCAACACCTTTCTCATTTCGGGTCTGACAATGATCGGACAACTGATTACAGCCAGCTTGGCGGCCTATGCCTTTGCCAAAATGGAATTCAAGGGAAAAAACTTCATTTTTAGCATGTTTGTCGCGACGATGATGATCCCTTGGGAAGTTACTATTATTCCCAACTATCTGACGGTACGAAGCTGGAACTGGCTTGATACATATCAAGGGTTGACGGTTCCATTTCTGGCGACGGCGTTCGGAACGTTCCTGTTAAGACAATTTTTTCTCCAGCTTCCCAAGGAACTGTTCGAGGCTGCTCGTATGGATGGGTGCGGACATATCCGATATTTCCTGTTTCATGTGCTTCCGTTATCGCGCCCTGCGCTCGGAACACTGGCTGTGTATTCGTTCCTGAACATGTACAATTCATATCTCTGGCCTTTACTGGTCACAAATAGCGAGAATATGCGTACCGTACAGATCGGCATATCTATGCTGGAGTTTCAGGAATCGACTTCATGGAATCTGGTGTTTGCGGGTACGGCACTTGTCATTTTACCGTCTCTGCTCCTGCTGATCTTTGGATTAAAACAGCTGGTGCGTGGAATGGCAGCGGGTGCGCTTAAAGGCTAA
- a CDS encoding carbohydrate ABC transporter permease produces the protein MGELNKSLGLGTRSQQRTSSKARIRTGSLKIQRLRENALAYTFLAPSLILFAVFMFYPMIKSVYLSLHSTDPAGNVADYVGLDNFTMLFSSGQFLQGIKVTLLFALLTVPVGILLALVLAALTHSKLRGMRIFQFAFSLPMVLSVGSSAVIWKFLFHPTLGMFNYVLSLLHINPVPWLTSPDWALFSVAIMTIWMNLGFNYIILSSGLQGIPDDMYESAKMDGAGPLVTFWRISMPLLSPTIFFVTVVSIIGAFQSFAQINILTKGGPVNSTNVFVYSIYQEAFVNFRFGTGSAQAIVLFAVILLLTMIQFKWVERKVHYQ, from the coding sequence TTGGGTGAACTTAACAAATCTTTGGGACTGGGGACGAGGAGCCAGCAACGGACATCGTCTAAAGCTCGCATACGCACGGGTTCGCTAAAAATTCAAAGACTGCGCGAAAACGCGCTGGCGTATACCTTTTTGGCTCCATCGCTTATTTTGTTTGCTGTATTTATGTTTTATCCGATGATAAAGTCCGTTTATCTCAGCTTGCATTCTACAGATCCCGCAGGAAACGTTGCAGATTATGTGGGGTTAGATAACTTTACTATGCTGTTCAGCTCAGGTCAGTTTCTACAGGGGATTAAGGTCACGCTGCTTTTTGCACTATTGACGGTACCTGTGGGTATTTTACTGGCGCTGGTACTCGCTGCCCTTACACACAGTAAATTACGTGGAATGCGTATCTTTCAGTTTGCCTTCTCGCTACCGATGGTGTTATCGGTGGGTTCATCTGCGGTCATTTGGAAATTCCTTTTCCATCCCACACTGGGGATGTTCAACTATGTGCTTTCCCTATTACATATCAATCCAGTTCCGTGGTTGACCAGCCCAGATTGGGCGTTGTTCTCCGTAGCCATAATGACCATCTGGATGAATCTTGGCTTCAATTACATTATCTTATCAAGCGGACTTCAAGGGATTCCAGATGACATGTACGAAAGTGCCAAAATGGACGGAGCCGGACCGTTGGTCACGTTCTGGCGTATCTCTATGCCGCTGCTATCACCGACGATCTTTTTTGTGACCGTAGTTTCCATCATTGGTGCCTTCCAGTCTTTCGCTCAAATTAATATCTTGACCAAAGGTGGTCCGGTGAACAGTACGAATGTATTTGTATATTCCATTTATCAGGAAGCTTTCGTTAATTTCCGGTTCGGAACAGGGAGTGCGCAGGCCATTGTCTTGTTTGCTGTCATTTTGCTGCTTACGATGATTCAGTTTAAGTGGGTGGAAAGAAAGGTGCATTACCAATGA
- a CDS encoding polysaccharide deacetylase family protein codes for MKYNRLLCAGIAVSLLSITPCPIPYTNAQDTSYASPAPTKGRAYYEERGDIVWEVPTHRKLIALTFDDGPDESNTPAILDLLQKYDAKATFFVVGSRVEKLPHLVKREREEGHEVGNHTFLHSSFQYISRNKALSELNQGQASIVQATGAGTHLFRPPGGSYNDTLVKLSKEKGLKIILWSWHQDTLDWRKPGVHRIADKVLRNARNGDIVLMHDYVHQSTQTVDALKIILPELKRRGYSFVTVSELLSNREKPDGLIEVNK; via the coding sequence ATGAAATATAACCGTTTGCTATGCGCTGGAATCGCTGTTTCTTTGCTGAGTATTACTCCTTGTCCCATTCCATATACGAATGCACAAGACACATCATACGCCTCTCCCGCTCCTACAAAGGGAAGAGCCTATTACGAAGAACGGGGCGACATTGTATGGGAAGTTCCTACCCATCGTAAGCTTATCGCTCTCACATTCGATGACGGACCGGACGAAAGCAATACGCCTGCCATTCTTGATTTACTTCAGAAATATGATGCGAAAGCGACCTTTTTTGTCGTCGGCAGCCGCGTAGAAAAGCTGCCACACCTTGTAAAACGGGAACGAGAGGAAGGACATGAAGTTGGCAACCATACCTTCCTTCATTCATCCTTTCAGTATATTTCCCGCAATAAAGCTCTGTCCGAATTGAATCAAGGTCAGGCCAGTATCGTTCAGGCAACTGGAGCAGGGACCCATCTATTTAGACCACCAGGCGGCTCCTATAACGATACACTGGTCAAGCTATCCAAAGAGAAGGGACTGAAAATTATTTTATGGTCCTGGCATCAGGACACCCTAGATTGGCGTAAGCCCGGTGTACACCGTATCGCTGATAAGGTGCTTCGCAATGCCCGTAACGGTGATATTGTCCTCATGCACGATTATGTACATCAAAGTACACAAACCGTTGATGCCTTGAAGATTATTCTCCCTGAGCTCAAGAGAAGAGGTTATTCTTTCGTCACTGTATCTGAATTACTCTCTAATCGAGAAAAGCCGGATGGGCTGATTGAAGTGAATAAGTGA
- a CDS encoding prolyl oligopeptidase family serine peptidase: MFKQFKKVAKTSMLFTLAVSTTFAFNSGAWAKDAKVQPTSYRTVAEVKDWGAAITKIIVNLGKPVPKDAITNDTFKVHVERSDNRLVNSFIEKGNRKVTKAYVSDKSGNPVKKTGSYVVLEMEIGPSLTLGSAIHYDAGSGFNGWNDNKYTITQQKAIKTQSGTISGLKIDTSSGEIRKLVDQFTTGKATFDGVTLTYANYAPAKDKVKNPLVIWLHGMGEGGTDPTIPISGNKAANFASKDIQSYFGGAYVLAPQTPTYWMDGFTGFGDGTSKYEQALMSLIKEYVAQNKDIDTDRIYIGGDSNGGYMTMLLIRDYKDYFAAAVVACEALKDSLITDEQINDMKDLPIWFVAAKTDTVVPPNDYMIPTYNRLVNAGAKDVHMSLFDNVVDTSGLYKKSDKTPYEYNGHWSWIYVYNNEVSKLINGKKTTMMQWLASKTLD; the protein is encoded by the coding sequence ATGTTTAAACAGTTTAAAAAGGTTGCTAAAACATCTATGTTATTCACTTTAGCTGTCAGTACGACCTTTGCTTTCAACTCCGGTGCATGGGCCAAGGATGCCAAGGTACAGCCCACCTCATACCGGACGGTTGCGGAGGTGAAGGATTGGGGAGCAGCCATTACGAAGATCATTGTTAACCTGGGTAAGCCAGTACCCAAAGATGCGATAACAAACGATACATTTAAGGTACATGTGGAAAGAAGCGACAATAGGTTGGTAAATTCCTTTATTGAAAAAGGTAACAGGAAGGTCACCAAGGCCTATGTATCGGACAAAAGCGGCAACCCTGTAAAGAAAACCGGAAGCTACGTTGTGCTGGAAATGGAAATCGGTCCGTCCTTAACTTTGGGTTCCGCTATTCATTATGATGCAGGTTCCGGGTTTAACGGATGGAATGATAACAAATATACGATCACGCAGCAAAAGGCTATTAAAACCCAATCAGGAACAATTTCCGGATTGAAGATTGATACTTCCTCAGGTGAAATCCGGAAGCTTGTTGATCAGTTTACAACTGGCAAAGCTACATTTGATGGGGTTACTTTAACTTACGCGAACTACGCACCAGCAAAAGACAAAGTGAAGAACCCTTTGGTGATCTGGCTGCATGGTATGGGAGAGGGAGGTACAGATCCGACGATTCCAATTTCGGGAAATAAGGCAGCGAATTTTGCTTCTAAGGATATTCAATCTTATTTTGGCGGGGCTTATGTGCTGGCACCTCAGACCCCAACCTACTGGATGGATGGTTTTACAGGCTTTGGAGACGGAACCTCGAAGTACGAGCAAGCATTGATGTCCTTAATTAAGGAATACGTGGCTCAAAACAAAGACATTGATACAGATCGAATCTACATTGGCGGAGACTCCAACGGAGGATACATGACTATGCTGCTGATCCGTGATTATAAAGACTATTTTGCAGCAGCTGTGGTGGCGTGTGAAGCCTTGAAGGATAGCCTTATCACCGATGAACAAATTAATGACATGAAGGACCTGCCGATCTGGTTTGTCGCCGCCAAAACCGACACCGTAGTTCCACCCAACGATTACATGATTCCGACCTATAACCGTTTGGTGAATGCGGGAGCAAAGGATGTCCATATGTCGTTGTTTGATAATGTAGTGGATACTTCTGGTTTGTACAAGAAGAGCGACAAAACACCGTATGAATATAATGGCCACTGGTCCTGGATTTACGTATATAACAATGAAGTATCAAAGCTGATTAACGGAAAGAAAACAACAATGATGCAATGGCTGGCCTCCAAAACATTGGACTGA
- a CDS encoding AraC family transcriptional regulator produces MEYKYELVQADNHFPLKIIAHSSNEPAYIPRHWHDSIEISYVLSGRIDNIYIDGMNYSSKEGDIVLINSNAIHSFSVAKGQGRQAITVLIPSGFIRENIKDSNPILFDCISIFETNEQRLQHFEELRDLLNTLFVAYLNQHNDPLIHIHLTSLSYRLVYLLLMHFKIDNESLPGFNTNKYLERLTLITDYIKENYDQSLSLDSIAQVFGLSPEYLSRFFVKHVGLTLFQYINAIRLEKSFRVLMNTDHSIIQIALEHGFPNEKSFARVFKKVYHVTPHQYRKKHKRLSEARSQ; encoded by the coding sequence TTGGAATACAAATATGAGCTAGTCCAGGCAGACAATCATTTTCCATTAAAAATTATAGCTCATTCCTCCAATGAACCAGCATACATACCTAGGCATTGGCACGACAGCATCGAAATATCCTATGTACTCTCAGGAAGAATCGACAATATCTATATAGATGGCATGAATTATAGCTCCAAAGAAGGAGATATTGTGCTCATTAATTCGAATGCTATTCATTCCTTTTCTGTGGCTAAGGGCCAAGGTAGACAGGCTATAACTGTTCTGATTCCTTCAGGATTTATTCGAGAAAATATAAAGGATAGTAATCCCATTTTATTTGATTGTATATCCATTTTCGAAACCAACGAGCAGAGATTACAGCATTTTGAGGAGCTGCGTGATCTGTTAAACACATTATTTGTGGCTTACCTCAACCAGCACAATGACCCTTTAATACATATTCACTTAACGTCTCTATCTTATAGATTGGTGTACCTTTTATTAATGCATTTTAAAATTGACAACGAATCGCTCCCTGGCTTTAACACGAATAAATATTTGGAGCGGCTGACATTGATAACTGATTATATCAAAGAAAATTACGATCAGAGCCTATCGCTGGATTCCATCGCTCAGGTTTTTGGATTGTCTCCCGAATATTTGTCCCGTTTTTTTGTAAAGCATGTAGGGTTGACACTCTTTCAATATATCAACGCCATCCGTCTGGAGAAATCTTTCCGTGTTCTTATGAATACAGACCATTCTATTATACAAATTGCGCTGGAACACGGATTTCCGAACGAGAAGTCTTTTGCCAGGGTATTTAAAAAGGTTTATCACGTGACGCCTCATCAATATCGTAAAAAGCACAAGAGGCTTTCTGAAGCAAGGAGTCAGTAA
- a CDS encoding phage terminase small subunit-related protein, translated as MEMPRERIPERDKARQMWLESSGAMRLKDIAAALSVPEKSGSQREVYEPLVGDFDYFLLSKKHYLQKNLIFRRFLKSYEWRISFKRMNVRY; from the coding sequence ATGGAAATGCCTAGAGAGAGAATCCCTGAACGGGACAAAGCCAGACAGATGTGGTTGGAGAGCAGCGGGGCGATGCGACTTAAGGACATCGCCGCTGCTCTTTCTGTTCCTGAAAAGTCTGGTTCGCAAAGGGAAGTCTATGAACCGCTGGTAGGAGACTTTGATTATTTTCTGTTATCAAAAAAACATTATTTACAAAAAAATCTTATTTTCAGAAGATTCTTAAAATCGTACGAGTGGCGCATTAGCTTCAAAAGGATGAATGTTAGGTATTGA
- a CDS encoding collagen-like protein has protein sequence MFRHYCWQKKMHRRKFRRCSVKKFKVLPKVIVKGIQGPQGPQGPQGPQGLPGPQGVPGAQGQQGLQGFQGIPGPAGPVGATGPAGAVGPAGPAGAIGPAGPAGATGPAGPAGVGISDFLSVFRADPGTGTDTVPGNSPITFTGVLANVGGAFTFTPPSPTITINETGSYFISFSIHNQGDADFNLTVNGTPITPLPFSGNGGGPTAAEVIITVTTVPTTIQLVNANATPAQLHNNINTTMTILKLTP, from the coding sequence ATGTTTAGACATTATTGTTGGCAAAAGAAAATGCATCGGAGAAAATTTAGAAGATGTTCAGTTAAAAAATTCAAAGTTTTGCCGAAGGTCATTGTTAAAGGAATTCAAGGGCCTCAAGGACCTCAAGGACCTCAAGGACCCCAGGGACTGCCAGGTCCACAGGGAGTTCCAGGTGCTCAAGGTCAGCAAGGGCTACAAGGTTTCCAAGGAATTCCTGGCCCTGCAGGGCCAGTAGGAGCAACGGGACCGGCAGGAGCAGTAGGACCAGCAGGACCAGCAGGAGCAATAGGGCCAGCAGGACCAGCAGGAGCTACGGGGCCAGCAGGGCCTGCAGGCGTCGGGATATCAGACTTCTTAAGTGTTTTCAGAGCAGATCCTGGTACGGGGACTGACACAGTTCCGGGTAACTCACCCATTACCTTTACTGGGGTTTTAGCGAATGTTGGGGGTGCATTTACTTTTACTCCTCCATCTCCAACGATAACGATTAACGAGACGGGGAGCTACTTCATCTCATTTTCTATCCACAACCAAGGTGATGCGGACTTCAATCTCACTGTTAACGGAACTCCTATAACACCCTTACCTTTTTCAGGCAATGGTGGGGGACCTACCGCAGCTGAAGTTATTATAACCGTTACAACAGTTCCAACTACAATACAACTGGTAAATGCCAATGCAACTCCTGCTCAGTTGCACAATAATATTAATACAACTATGACAATATTAAAGTTGACGCCTTAA
- a CDS encoding LysE family translocator, protein MELQTILAFLGAAIVLTIMPGPDNVFTLTQSIAKGRNAGIFTTLGLCTGLLVHIFAATFGLAAIIYQSSLAFAVIKYAGAAYLLFLAYKSFRAKDTSFELKSGDTLNYKSLYKKGVIMNVLNPKISLFFLAFLPQFVNQESGNVSIQMLVLGVVFLMQTLVLFILISIFAGKVGSFLRRNPSFSKKINYIQGSLFTLIGLKIAFTQK, encoded by the coding sequence GTGGAGCTTCAAACTATATTAGCTTTTCTGGGAGCAGCAATTGTTCTCACCATTATGCCGGGTCCCGACAACGTGTTCACTCTGACACAGAGCATAGCAAAAGGTAGGAATGCAGGGATATTTACTACTTTAGGCCTTTGCACGGGATTGTTGGTTCATATTTTTGCAGCAACCTTCGGCCTCGCAGCAATAATTTATCAATCTTCCTTGGCATTTGCAGTAATCAAATACGCTGGAGCAGCTTATCTATTATTTTTGGCGTATAAGTCATTTAGAGCAAAAGATACGAGTTTTGAACTCAAGAGTGGTGATACCTTGAATTACAAATCATTGTATAAAAAAGGTGTCATCATGAATGTGTTGAATCCAAAAATATCACTTTTTTTCTTGGCTTTTCTTCCTCAGTTCGTAAACCAAGAAAGCGGTAATGTTTCTATTCAAATGCTAGTTCTTGGAGTGGTATTTTTAATGCAAACTTTAGTGCTTTTTATTTTGATAAGTATTTTTGCTGGAAAAGTAGGCTCCTTTCTACGGAGAAATCCATCCTTTTCTAAAAAAATCAATTATATTCAAGGCTCGTTATTTACACTCATCGGCTTAAAAATCGCATTTACCCAAAAATAA
- a CDS encoding LytTR family transcriptional regulator DNA-binding domain-containing protein: protein MDNNREIFAPEIMSDGSYGDRFSFFEGDLIAIENWKPKSNYEIPFFFTTSGNYTVPTTLGEFSNGFPDFISLDSGNLVNLKNVTAHETADYGGKVFFGGSQTYTSVNKTNSVFLGDLIDAAKKRPDEQRFILGETKTSVGLYPAKDVCFFDMWDPKKNYHVPRFHNQNEYIAIVLTFKKCKKVFPYLFPATPSHLINLSKVAGYDEQSYGTEITFKGTDYTCPISKNKLDMLKKILDIN from the coding sequence ATGGACAACAACAGAGAGATTTTTGCACCTGAGATTATGTCGGATGGTAGTTACGGAGATAGATTTTCTTTTTTTGAGGGCGATCTAATAGCCATCGAAAACTGGAAGCCAAAATCCAACTATGAAATACCGTTTTTTTTCACAACCAGCGGTAATTATACAGTTCCAACTACACTCGGGGAATTCTCAAACGGATTTCCCGATTTTATTAGCTTGGATTCAGGTAATTTGGTTAATCTAAAAAATGTTACCGCACACGAAACGGCAGACTATGGCGGCAAAGTTTTTTTTGGTGGTTCCCAAACTTATACTAGCGTTAATAAAACTAATTCTGTATTTTTGGGTGACCTTATTGATGCAGCTAAAAAGCGACCTGATGAACAGCGGTTTATTTTAGGCGAAACCAAAACTTCGGTCGGCCTTTACCCTGCGAAAGATGTTTGCTTTTTTGATATGTGGGACCCCAAAAAAAATTATCATGTTCCCCGTTTTCATAACCAAAATGAATACATCGCAATTGTTTTGACCTTTAAGAAGTGTAAGAAGGTTTTTCCTTACCTGTTTCCCGCTACTCCAAGTCACCTTATTAATTTGTCTAAAGTAGCAGGGTATGATGAGCAGAGTTATGGAACCGAAATTACATTTAAGGGTACGGACTACACTTGCCCTATATCTAAAAACAAACTTGATATGCTTAAAAAAATATTAGATATTAACTAA
- a CDS encoding accessory gene regulator ArgB-like protein, translated as MLERLSRRIANVLKKADPEGPGSVEVLTYIIGIKLNWFSGLVLTALFGWMLGHLVGALVAFFSFVALRKFSGGLHFKSLTVCAVFSAALFASIPLVDLRHIGTLLLTAITALVVLCVAPNNFEEINPSKIDPYLKWISLTIVLTNFIIQSPIIALSFAAQAILLLPLPILKGGERA; from the coding sequence ATGCTAGAAAGGCTATCGAGGCGTATCGCGAACGTTTTAAAAAAAGCTGATCCAGAAGGGCCAGGAAGCGTTGAGGTGTTAACCTACATAATAGGTATAAAGCTTAATTGGTTTTCTGGTCTTGTGCTTACGGCGTTATTTGGATGGATGCTAGGACATTTGGTAGGTGCACTCGTAGCTTTTTTCTCATTTGTTGCACTTAGGAAGTTTTCTGGAGGACTGCATTTTAAATCTTTAACGGTTTGTGCTGTGTTTTCAGCTGCGCTTTTTGCTAGTATACCCTTGGTGGATTTAAGACATATTGGCACGCTACTACTTACAGCCATAACAGCATTAGTCGTACTATGCGTGGCGCCGAATAACTTCGAAGAAATTAATCCTTCTAAAATAGATCCATATCTAAAATGGATTTCCCTTACTATTGTACTCACTAATTTTATTATTCAATCTCCTATAATTGCTCTTTCTTTCGCGGCTCAGGCTATTCTACTCCTACCGCTACCGATTCTGAAGGGAGGTGAAAGAGCATGA
- a CDS encoding YolD-like family protein — MSKKLEGNGFWESSRIIIPEHKEVYLKLMKDRQRRGKPELDDQEVQLIEQALIESYNTRTVVTVTVFSPFDDTVMTGVVTSINTARREVKLVRGEDDFSWIKLEDIISVNT; from the coding sequence ATGTCTAAAAAATTAGAAGGTAACGGTTTTTGGGAAAGCAGCCGGATTATCATACCAGAACATAAAGAGGTTTATCTGAAGCTCATGAAGGACCGACAACGGAGAGGAAAGCCAGAGCTAGACGATCAAGAGGTACAATTGATCGAACAGGCTCTAATAGAGTCTTACAATACACGTACAGTCGTCACAGTGACCGTATTTAGCCCGTTTGATGATACGGTTATGACTGGTGTAGTTACGTCAATTAACACAGCGCGTAGAGAGGTGAAACTGGTCCGGGGTGAGGATGATTTTAGCTGGATTAAGCTGGAGGATATTATTTCGGTAAATACATAA